The Acidobacteriota bacterium genome includes a region encoding these proteins:
- a CDS encoding 50S ribosomal protein L16, translating into MLMPSKVKFRKQQRGRMFGKAWRGSTVSFGDYGLKVLEAGWITDRQIEASRVAVMRFVKRGGKLWIRVFPDKPVTKKPAETRMGKGKGAPEFWVAVVKPGRILFEMEGVTEAEARRAFRLAGDKLPLPTRFVTRLETIH; encoded by the coding sequence ATGTTGATGCCGAGCAAGGTAAAATTCCGGAAGCAGCAGCGAGGCCGGATGTTTGGAAAGGCGTGGCGGGGCTCCACGGTTTCCTTTGGTGATTATGGACTGAAGGTTCTTGAGGCGGGATGGATTACAGACCGCCAGATCGAAGCCAGCCGCGTGGCTGTCATGCGCTTTGTTAAGCGCGGTGGAAAATTGTGGATTCGCGTTTTTCCCGATAAGCCGGTGACCAAGAAACCTGCGGAAACCCGTATGGGCAAAGGGAAGGGCGCCCCGGAATTCTGGGTTGCGGTTGTGAAACCCGGCCGTATCCTGTTTGAGATGGAAGGTGTAACGGAGGCCGAAGCCCGCCGGGCTTTCCGGCTGGCCGGCGACAAGCTCCCCCTGCCGACACGGTTTGTAACCCGGCTGGAAACGATACATTGA
- a CDS encoding type Z 30S ribosomal protein S14 encodes MARTSQMAKLVRKPKFKIRHRNRCRICGRPRGFLRKFEMCRICFRKLALQGDIPGVVKSSW; translated from the coding sequence GTGGCTCGTACAAGCCAGATGGCAAAATTGGTCCGGAAGCCGAAATTCAAGATCCGTCACAGGAACCGGTGCCGCATCTGCGGTCGGCCGCGCGGCTTTCTCCGTAAGTTTGAGATGTGCCGTATCTGCTTCCGCAAGCTTGCTTTGCAGGGAGATATCCCTGGCGTCGTAAAGTCGAGTTGGTAG
- a CDS encoding 50S ribosomal protein L4 produces the protein MATVEVRNIEGAKVRDFELADEVFAAKPNGSLLWEATRAYLAGQRRGTHSTKSRGEVSGGGKKPWRQKGTGRARVGSIRSSLWRHGSIAHGPVPRDYSIQLPKRVLAGALRSALAAKFQENKMTVVDRLSLAEPKTKSFVAVLGKLKVGPGTLVVNDTRDRNLELSSRNVAGCALVRHHDVHAFHILSHDQLLISEGALTRLQEALR, from the coding sequence ATGGCAACAGTGGAAGTAAGGAATATTGAAGGCGCGAAGGTCAGAGATTTTGAGCTCGCGGATGAGGTGTTCGCTGCCAAGCCAAACGGCAGCCTGCTCTGGGAGGCGACCAGAGCTTATCTGGCCGGCCAGCGGCGAGGCACGCACTCAACCAAGAGCAGGGGAGAGGTTTCCGGCGGAGGCAAGAAACCCTGGCGGCAAAAGGGGACCGGACGGGCACGCGTCGGCAGTATACGAAGCAGCCTGTGGCGCCATGGTTCGATCGCTCATGGCCCTGTGCCGCGCGATTATTCGATCCAGCTCCCGAAGAGGGTTCTGGCTGGCGCCCTGCGCTCGGCCCTGGCGGCAAAATTCCAGGAAAATAAAATGACCGTGGTGGATCGCCTGAGCCTAGCAGAGCCTAAGACGAAGTCTTTTGTCGCAGTACTCGGCAAGCTGAAAGTTGGGCCTGGAACGCTGGTTGTGAATGACACGCGGGACCGGAACCTGGAGTTATCTTCCCGGAATGTCGCGGGATGTGCTCTGGTGCGCCATCACGACGTTCACGCATTCCACATCCTCAGCCACGACCAACTGCTGATTTCCGAAGGAGCGTTGACGAGACTGCAGGAGGCTTTGCGATGA
- a CDS encoding 30S ribosomal protein S5 — protein sequence MAVGIDPSTLQLKDQVVSINRVTKVVKGGKNLSFSALVVVGDGNGYVGFGTGKAREVPMAIRKGIELAKKTLHKVNITETTIPHAVVGHYGAGRVLLKPAAAGTGVIAGGPVRAVVEAAGIQNVLTKSLGTTNPHNVVKATMQALLSLRNTEDVAALRGKPVEEI from the coding sequence TTGGCTGTTGGGATTGACCCAAGTACGTTACAACTGAAGGACCAGGTTGTGTCCATCAATCGTGTCACCAAAGTGGTGAAAGGCGGAAAGAATCTTAGCTTTTCAGCATTGGTGGTTGTGGGCGACGGCAATGGCTACGTCGGTTTTGGCACCGGCAAGGCTCGAGAAGTGCCCATGGCCATCCGCAAGGGAATCGAGCTTGCGAAGAAGACATTGCACAAAGTTAACATTACTGAAACCACGATTCCGCATGCGGTAGTAGGCCATTATGGCGCGGGACGGGTCTTGTTGAAGCCGGCTGCTGCCGGTACGGGAGTGATTGCCGGAGGGCCCGTTCGTGCGGTGGTGGAGGCTGCTGGAATTCAGAACGTCCTGACCAAGTCACTGGGCACGACGAACCCGCACAATGTTGTTAAGGCCACAATGCAGGCGCTCCTCAGCCTCCGCAATACGGAGGATGTTGCCGCGTTGCGTGGTAAACCAGTGGAAGAGATTTAG
- the rpsQ gene encoding 30S ribosomal protein S17: MLNKTRQQKIGVVSSSKMQKTIVVTVDRRIMHPLYKKVTRKSKRFLVHDERGECQPGDTVRIEETRPLSRLKRWRVVEVMSKAVQVGQLPEENA; the protein is encoded by the coding sequence ATGTTGAATAAGACGCGACAGCAAAAAATCGGGGTGGTCAGCAGCAGCAAAATGCAGAAGACCATCGTGGTGACAGTGGATCGAAGAATCATGCATCCTCTGTACAAGAAGGTCACTCGGAAATCGAAGCGGTTTCTGGTACACGACGAGAGGGGCGAGTGTCAGCCTGGCGACACGGTGCGGATTGAGGAAACCCGTCCGCTCAGCCGCCTGAAACGCTGGCGGGTCGTGGAGGTTATGTCCAAGGCCGTCCAGGTCGGCCAGTTGCCGGAGGAGAATGCATGA
- the rpmD gene encoding 50S ribosomal protein L30 — translation MHIKWIRSGIGFTRKQKEIVRSIGLHRLNQVVERPDTVHFRGLVAKVCHLVGVVDPPPVAAWTQVPEYKILPAEPKAAVPSPKKAARKASAEVAAAVVEEAKAAAPEKEAGVAKSRVAKPSVKGAAKATEKPKPKQKTAASKSAPKKESKLKKGKK, via the coding sequence ATTCATATTAAGTGGATCCGGAGTGGGATCGGATTTACGCGGAAGCAGAAGGAGATTGTCAGGAGCATCGGTCTGCACCGTTTGAATCAGGTTGTTGAGCGACCCGACACGGTACACTTCCGCGGCCTGGTCGCGAAGGTATGCCATCTAGTCGGGGTGGTTGATCCGCCTCCGGTTGCTGCATGGACTCAAGTGCCGGAATACAAGATTCTTCCGGCGGAACCCAAGGCCGCTGTCCCTTCACCGAAGAAAGCTGCCAGGAAAGCGTCTGCCGAGGTGGCTGCGGCAGTTGTTGAGGAGGCAAAGGCTGCGGCTCCTGAGAAGGAAGCCGGGGTGGCTAAGAGTCGTGTGGCTAAACCGTCTGTCAAGGGGGCTGCCAAGGCCACTGAAAAGCCAAAACCGAAGCAAAAGACTGCAGCGTCGAAATCCGCGCCCAAGAAGGAATCCAAGCTGAAGAAAGGCAAGAAATAG
- a CDS encoding 50S ribosomal protein L2, protein MGIKTYRPYTKTRRYQTGSSFEELTASKPHKPLLEPKDRISGRNNQGRITIWRRGGGHKRHYRVIDFKRDKVGIAARVATIEYDPNRSAFIALLHYVDGDKRYILYPQGLKVGDQVVAGPEADIVVGNSLPLKNIPLGTTVHNLELRPGKGGQLVRSAGGSAQVVAKEGDYAQVRLPSGEVRRLHIDCVATIGQVGNLDHENITIGKAGRQRWKGIRPTVRGVAMNPVDHPLGGGEGKTSGGRHPVTPWGKPTRGYKTRQNKRTDSFIVRRREKK, encoded by the coding sequence ATGGGAATCAAGACCTACAGGCCGTACACAAAAACACGAAGGTATCAGACCGGATCCAGCTTTGAAGAGCTGACGGCCTCGAAACCTCATAAGCCGCTACTGGAACCGAAAGACCGTATCTCCGGGCGCAACAACCAGGGGAGGATTACGATCTGGCGCCGGGGCGGAGGGCACAAGCGGCACTATCGGGTGATCGACTTTAAGAGGGATAAGGTTGGGATAGCAGCACGAGTAGCAACAATCGAATACGATCCAAACCGGTCGGCGTTTATCGCGTTGCTGCATTACGTGGATGGTGATAAGCGTTATATTCTTTACCCACAGGGGCTGAAGGTGGGTGACCAGGTTGTGGCAGGCCCGGAGGCCGACATCGTCGTAGGCAATTCGTTGCCCTTGAAGAACATCCCTCTTGGGACCACAGTTCATAACCTGGAGCTACGTCCGGGCAAAGGCGGACAGCTTGTCCGGAGCGCCGGTGGCAGCGCTCAGGTCGTGGCCAAGGAAGGCGATTATGCTCAGGTCCGTCTCCCATCCGGCGAAGTTCGGCGCCTGCACATTGATTGTGTGGCTACCATCGGCCAGGTGGGTAACCTCGATCACGAAAATATCACCATCGGTAAAGCCGGGCGCCAACGCTGGAAGGGGATACGGCCCACGGTTCGCGGAGTGGCCATGAATCCGGTTGATCATCCGCTTGGCGGGGGAGAGGGAAAAACTTCCGGCGGGCGACACCCTGTAACGCCCTGGGGTAAGCCCACACGGGGATACAAGACGCGTCAAAACAAGCGGACCGATAGCTTTATTGTCAGGCGACGCGAGAAGAAATAG
- a CDS encoding 50S ribosomal protein L15, which translates to MAIHIGTLRPPGGAHKRRKRIGQGMGSGHGKTATRGSKGQRSRSGMRMRPGFEGGQMPLQRRLPKRGFTNIFKTQFAIVNLGDLAKLDPKEKVTPELLQKRGLIGRLHDGLKVLGGGDLSAPLQIAAHRFSRSAKEKIAKAGGKAEVISA; encoded by the coding sequence ATGGCCATTCATATCGGAACACTTCGACCTCCAGGTGGCGCCCATAAGCGCCGCAAGAGGATTGGCCAGGGCATGGGCTCGGGACATGGAAAGACGGCGACTCGAGGCAGTAAGGGTCAGAGGTCGCGCTCCGGCATGCGGATGCGCCCGGGGTTTGAGGGCGGCCAGATGCCATTGCAGCGCCGTCTGCCGAAGCGCGGTTTTACCAATATTTTTAAGACACAATTCGCCATCGTAAACCTTGGCGACCTCGCAAAGCTCGACCCCAAGGAAAAGGTGACGCCGGAACTGCTCCAGAAGCGCGGGCTTATCGGCCGACTGCACGATGGGCTTAAAGTCCTGGGTGGCGGCGATTTGAGCGCTCCCTTGCAAATTGCCGCCCATCGTTTTTCCCGGTCTGCTAAGGAAAAGATTGCCAAGGCCGGAGGAAAAGCAGAGGTAATCTCCGCATGA
- a CDS encoding 30S ribosomal protein S10: protein MLHQKIRIRLKAYDHRVLDQSAADIVSTAKRSGAQVAGPVPLPTVKNKYCVLRSPHSDKKSREQFEIRTHKRLVDILEPTAQTIDALTKLDLPAGVDIEIKAFGKEHAK, encoded by the coding sequence ATGCTCCATCAGAAAATTAGAATTCGTCTGAAGGCTTACGATCATCGGGTTCTGGACCAGTCGGCGGCGGATATTGTTTCAACCGCCAAGCGGTCTGGAGCGCAGGTGGCGGGACCTGTTCCGCTGCCCACGGTGAAGAACAAGTATTGCGTTCTTCGCTCGCCCCACTCGGACAAGAAGTCACGCGAGCAGTTTGAAATCCGGACCCATAAACGGCTGGTGGACATTCTGGAGCCGACAGCGCAGACGATCGATGCACTGACGAAACTGGATCTTCCTGCCGGCGTGGACATCGAAATCAAAGCATTCGGGAAGGAGCACGCGAAGTAG
- a CDS encoding 50S ribosomal protein L22 has translation MEATATSKYLRVSPQKARLVVDLVRGQGVNAALDTLRFTKKRVAQEVLKVLQAAIANAEQKSDSVDVDELVVSKAYVNEGPRMKRIRPAPMGRAYRYQRRMSHITLVVKSPESKE, from the coding sequence ATGGAAGCGACAGCAACAAGCAAGTATTTGAGAGTTTCACCCCAGAAGGCCAGGCTGGTTGTCGACTTGGTTCGCGGGCAGGGCGTCAACGCGGCGCTCGATACCCTCCGCTTTACCAAGAAGCGTGTGGCGCAGGAAGTGCTCAAGGTCCTTCAGGCGGCAATTGCCAATGCCGAGCAGAAGTCGGATTCGGTGGACGTTGATGAATTGGTGGTTTCGAAGGCATATGTGAATGAAGGCCCGCGAATGAAGCGTATCCGGCCGGCTCCGATGGGCCGTGCTTATCGTTACCAGCGGCGGATGAGCCACATCACCCTGGTAGTTAAATCGCCGGAATCGAAAGAGTAA
- a CDS encoding 30S ribosomal protein S19, which translates to MSRSLKKGPFVDDHLVKKIELLNRRFEKKVVKTWSRRSTIIPEMVGHTIAVHNGRKFIPVYVTENMVGHKLGEFAPTRTFKGHSVKAATERTATPAPAPTK; encoded by the coding sequence TTGTCAAGATCGCTAAAAAAAGGACCCTTTGTGGATGACCACCTCGTCAAGAAAATTGAGCTGCTCAACCGGCGGTTCGAAAAGAAGGTGGTTAAAACATGGTCAAGGCGTTCAACGATCATTCCTGAAATGGTCGGGCATACGATTGCCGTCCACAACGGGAGGAAGTTTATTCCCGTCTATGTCACGGAAAACATGGTAGGGCATAAGCTGGGTGAGTTTGCCCCCACACGTACGTTTAAGGGGCACAGCGTGAAAGCGGCGACTGAGCGCACCGCAACCCCAGCTCCCGCCCCAACAAAGTAA
- a CDS encoding 50S ribosomal protein L3, producing MKAILGKKLGMTEVFGANGDVVPVTVLKAGPCVVIQRKTSARDGYDAAQIGLVEVPPPRRFTKPQEGHFKSAGANPARFLREVRLDEESGDVKVGDKVLADIFAANDTVDVIGTSKGRGFAGFHKRHHFGGGGGAHGSMFHRAPGSIGSSSYPSRVFKGMRAAGHMGFSRVTVRNLRVVRVLAEDNAILVEGAVPGPDGGYVMVRKARAPHK from the coding sequence CTGAAGGCGATTCTGGGTAAGAAGCTGGGCATGACAGAGGTTTTCGGGGCAAACGGCGACGTTGTTCCCGTGACGGTCCTCAAGGCGGGTCCCTGCGTTGTGATCCAGCGGAAGACCTCAGCAAGAGACGGGTATGACGCGGCCCAGATCGGCCTGGTGGAGGTCCCGCCCCCACGGCGGTTCACGAAGCCGCAGGAAGGCCACTTTAAGAGCGCTGGCGCCAACCCGGCCCGCTTTCTGCGGGAAGTGCGGCTGGATGAGGAATCCGGAGATGTCAAGGTTGGCGATAAAGTTCTTGCGGATATCTTTGCGGCCAACGACACAGTGGACGTGATTGGTACCTCGAAGGGGCGGGGCTTTGCCGGATTTCACAAGCGGCATCACTTTGGCGGAGGCGGCGGGGCGCACGGATCGATGTTCCATCGCGCACCGGGGTCTATCGGATCGTCCTCATACCCTTCCCGGGTTTTCAAGGGTATGCGCGCGGCGGGGCACATGGGCTTCAGCCGTGTCACGGTGCGGAACCTTCGCGTCGTGCGGGTTCTGGCGGAAGATAACGCGATTCTGGTGGAGGGCGCAGTTCCGGGCCCCGACGGCGGCTATGTCATGGTTCGAAAGGCAAGAGCCCCCCACAAGTAG
- the rpmC gene encoding 50S ribosomal protein L29: MREWTDGELETNRVQFGQQLLKLRFQLLGGQGDVLPVMRQLRKGIARVQTVQRERDLKLSAQEKS; encoded by the coding sequence ATGCGGGAGTGGACGGACGGGGAGCTTGAAACCAATCGAGTCCAATTCGGCCAGCAGCTGTTGAAGCTACGGTTCCAGTTGTTGGGCGGGCAAGGTGACGTTCTGCCCGTCATGCGCCAGCTTCGGAAAGGGATTGCCCGGGTCCAGACGGTGCAACGGGAGCGGGACCTGAAGTTGAGCGCTCAGGAAAAATCCTGA
- a CDS encoding 50S ribosomal protein L23 produces MKKTGHQILRKPVITEKSVNLKDASRTLCFQVDREANKNEIRQAVEEMFVELRNKIESVHTASFRGKLRRRGWTSGRRPDWKKAYVKLKEGTRVPEYAETV; encoded by the coding sequence ATGAAGAAGACAGGCCACCAGATACTTCGCAAACCGGTTATTACCGAGAAGAGCGTTAATTTGAAAGATGCTTCGCGGACCCTGTGCTTTCAGGTTGACCGTGAGGCCAACAAGAACGAGATCAGGCAGGCTGTTGAAGAGATGTTTGTGGAGCTTCGCAACAAAATCGAGTCGGTCCATACGGCATCGTTCCGTGGGAAATTGCGGCGGCGCGGGTGGACCAGCGGACGGCGGCCGGACTGGAAAAAGGCTTACGTCAAATTGAAAGAGGGGACCCGCGTTCCTGAGTACGCAGAGACCGTGTAA
- a CDS encoding 50S ribosomal protein L14, which produces MIGMRTILQVADNSGARKLSCILPLGGSVGLQAGLGDVITASVKEAVPESPVPKGKVVKAVVVRMRKEQRRRDGSYIRFDENAAVLINDAGEPVGTRVFGPVARELREKKFLKIVSLAPEVL; this is translated from the coding sequence ATGATTGGGATGCGCACTATTTTGCAGGTAGCCGATAATTCCGGCGCCCGCAAACTTTCCTGTATCCTGCCGCTTGGCGGAAGCGTCGGGTTGCAGGCCGGGCTGGGCGACGTGATCACGGCGTCTGTGAAGGAAGCTGTGCCGGAAAGCCCCGTCCCTAAGGGAAAGGTTGTAAAAGCGGTGGTTGTTCGAATGCGGAAAGAGCAGCGGCGGCGGGACGGCAGTTACATACGGTTTGATGAAAACGCGGCTGTGCTGATCAACGACGCTGGCGAGCCCGTGGGAACGCGTGTTTTCGGGCCCGTGGCTCGGGAACTTCGCGAGAAAAAGTTCCTAAAGATTGTTTCCCTTGCTCCGGAGGTTTTGTAA
- a CDS encoding 50S ribosomal protein L6 yields MSRIGRKPIVVPSGVTVQAEANLVTVKGPKGILSIPLPHGIRLEKQDGTYLAQMENEDHVALRGLVRAEVANAVEGVSKGFEKHLDIVGIGYRAEVSGKSVVLALGYSHPVDFPIPEGISVSVEKQTHLIIKGVSARLVGQTAARIRGLRPPDPYKNKGVRYTGERLKKKVGKAAAGATKA; encoded by the coding sequence ATGTCAAGAATTGGTCGAAAACCGATCGTGGTTCCGTCCGGCGTGACGGTCCAGGCGGAGGCAAATCTTGTGACCGTCAAGGGCCCAAAAGGTATTCTGAGCATCCCTCTTCCCCACGGGATTCGGCTGGAGAAGCAGGATGGGACATATCTGGCCCAGATGGAGAACGAAGACCATGTCGCTCTGCGCGGACTGGTTCGTGCTGAGGTCGCGAACGCCGTAGAAGGCGTGAGTAAAGGCTTTGAAAAGCACCTGGACATAGTCGGAATTGGTTATCGCGCAGAGGTAAGCGGCAAGTCGGTTGTGTTGGCGCTGGGTTACTCCCACCCGGTTGACTTCCCGATTCCGGAAGGAATTTCCGTCAGCGTTGAAAAGCAGACTCATCTGATTATCAAGGGAGTTAGCGCCCGCCTGGTGGGGCAAACCGCGGCCAGGATTCGCGGCTTGCGCCCTCCCGATCCATACAAGAACAAAGGGGTTCGTTACACCGGCGAGCGGCTGAAGAAGAAAGTTGGCAAGGCGGCTGCGGGAGCCACCAAGGCCTAG
- a CDS encoding 50S ribosomal protein L24, whose protein sequence is MGVALDIRKNDQVQVIAGRDKGKTGRVLSVLPRKGQVFVEHANMIKRHTRPNPSKQIRGGILEKEGPIHVSNVALLCTECGPTRVRHQRMAGGEKGKKVRQCTKCGKVLDT, encoded by the coding sequence ATGGGAGTAGCGCTGGATATCCGAAAGAACGATCAGGTCCAGGTTATTGCCGGGCGCGATAAAGGGAAGACGGGGCGCGTGTTGAGCGTATTACCGCGTAAGGGCCAGGTTTTTGTGGAACACGCCAACATGATCAAGCGCCATACCCGGCCGAACCCTTCCAAGCAAATCCGGGGCGGAATACTGGAAAAGGAAGGCCCGATTCATGTGTCGAACGTGGCTCTTCTCTGTACCGAATGTGGTCCTACAAGGGTCCGCCATCAGCGCATGGCAGGAGGCGAGAAAGGCAAGAAGGTTCGCCAGTGCACCAAGTGCGGAAAGGTGCTTGACACTTAA
- a CDS encoding 30S ribosomal protein S8, which translates to MSAVSDPVADMLTRIRNGLRARHQRVDMPSSKLKIEIARVLKDEGYISNYKVSEEKKKQTLRVFLRYAPDGSSVITRIGRVSRPGRRVYVGSGEVPKVLGGLGVNILTTPQGVMTGKAARRVKVGGEILCSVE; encoded by the coding sequence ATGTCTGCTGTCTCTGATCCAGTCGCTGACATGCTGACGCGAATTCGCAATGGGCTTCGTGCACGGCATCAACGCGTGGATATGCCGTCCTCAAAATTGAAAATCGAGATTGCCCGGGTACTAAAGGATGAGGGGTACATCAGCAACTACAAGGTTTCGGAAGAGAAGAAAAAGCAAACCTTGCGAGTTTTCCTTCGATATGCGCCAGATGGCTCCAGCGTGATCACAAGGATCGGCCGGGTTTCGAGGCCTGGTCGCCGCGTTTACGTTGGGTCCGGCGAAGTTCCAAAGGTCCTTGGCGGGTTGGGTGTGAATATTCTGACGACACCCCAGGGTGTGATGACCGGCAAAGCGGCCCGCCGTGTAAAAGTGGGCGGTGAAATTCTCTGTAGCGTGGAGTAG
- a CDS encoding 50S ribosomal protein L18, with amino-acid sequence MLTQVSKNVRRQRVHQRIRRRVRSAVSAPRLNVFRSLNHIYAQIVDDGRGCTLVSASTCDAEIRKTLKSGGNIAAAKVVGKALAERAKNIGISRVVFDRGGYTYHGRVKALADEARQNGLTF; translated from the coding sequence ATGTTGACCCAAGTTTCAAAAAATGTTCGTCGGCAAAGGGTTCACCAGCGCATCCGGCGTCGGGTGAGGAGTGCTGTGTCCGCGCCAAGGCTTAATGTGTTTCGGTCGCTTAATCATATTTATGCCCAGATTGTTGACGACGGAAGGGGCTGTACGCTCGTGTCTGCATCGACCTGTGATGCCGAGATCCGCAAGACCCTGAAGAGCGGCGGCAATATCGCGGCGGCCAAGGTTGTTGGAAAAGCACTGGCGGAACGGGCGAAAAATATTGGAATTTCCCGGGTCGTTTTTGACCGCGGGGGTTATACCTATCACGGGCGCGTCAAAGCGCTGGCCGACGAAGCTAGGCAGAACGGCCTGACGTTTTAA
- a CDS encoding 30S ribosomal protein S3 has translation MGQKVHPYGFRLGNIKTWKSRWFAKKGYADLLHEDLKLKRQLKAQLKSAGVSSIEVERPGNKLKISIHTARPGIIIGRKGAEIDRLRQEVQRRTGREVLPINIQEVHRPELNAQLVAESIALQLEKRVAFRRAMRKAVDSALRFGCKGIKVRVGGRLNGAEIARTEWYLQGRLPLHTLRADIDYGLAEARTTYGVIGVKCWIYNGEILEQRRRPMPKAEGIEAPVA, from the coding sequence GTGGGTCAAAAAGTTCATCCATACGGATTTCGCCTTGGAAACATCAAGACATGGAAGTCGCGATGGTTTGCGAAAAAGGGTTATGCGGACCTGCTGCATGAAGATTTGAAGCTGAAGCGGCAGCTCAAGGCCCAGCTCAAAAGCGCCGGCGTTTCCTCGATTGAAGTGGAGCGCCCGGGCAACAAGCTGAAGATTTCAATTCATACGGCGCGGCCCGGCATCATCATCGGGCGAAAAGGAGCGGAAATTGACCGCCTGCGCCAGGAAGTCCAAAGAAGGACGGGCCGAGAGGTGCTGCCGATTAACATCCAGGAAGTTCACCGCCCTGAGCTAAATGCCCAGCTGGTAGCAGAGTCGATTGCCCTGCAGCTTGAAAAACGCGTGGCCTTCCGGCGCGCAATGCGAAAGGCCGTGGACTCCGCGCTGCGTTTTGGGTGCAAGGGGATTAAGGTCAGGGTTGGCGGGCGGCTGAACGGCGCGGAAATTGCCCGGACGGAATGGTACCTGCAAGGAAGGCTTCCTCTGCATACGCTGCGGGCAGACATCGATTACGGACTGGCGGAAGCCAGAACCACTTACGGAGTGATTGGCGTCAAATGCTGGATTTACAATGGCGAAATTCTTGAGCAGCGGCGCCGACCGATGCCAAAGGCTGAGGGTATTGAGGCTCCGGTTGCCTGA
- a CDS encoding 50S ribosomal protein L5, giving the protein MAARLKKKYQSEVLPALMEEFKYPNRMAAPRLNKIVVNMGLGEAIQNVKILDAATRELGQVAGQKPVVTRARKSIANFKLRKNMPIGAMVTLRGDRMYEFFDRLVNVALPRVRDFRGLSTKAFDGRGSYTLGLRDQLVFPEVEYGKIEKVKGMNISIVTDARSDAEALALLKHLGMPFRVEAQRRQAAQEDLKEQAGG; this is encoded by the coding sequence ATGGCAGCGCGACTAAAGAAAAAGTATCAGTCGGAAGTGCTTCCGGCGTTGATGGAAGAGTTCAAATATCCAAACCGCATGGCGGCGCCCCGGCTGAACAAGATTGTAGTGAACATGGGATTGGGCGAGGCCATCCAGAATGTCAAAATTCTGGACGCTGCCACGCGCGAGCTCGGACAAGTGGCCGGCCAGAAGCCAGTGGTGACGCGAGCGAGGAAGTCCATCGCGAATTTCAAGCTGCGCAAGAATATGCCGATCGGGGCCATGGTGACGCTGCGGGGTGACCGGATGTACGAGTTCTTCGATCGTCTGGTGAATGTGGCTCTTCCCCGGGTGCGTGACTTCCGCGGCCTTTCTACAAAGGCGTTTGATGGCAGGGGCAGTTATACCCTGGGGCTGCGTGACCAGTTGGTCTTTCCTGAAGTGGAGTACGGAAAGATTGAGAAGGTCAAGGGGATGAATATTTCCATTGTTACCGACGCGCGAAGCGACGCGGAGGCGCTGGCCCTGCTGAAACATCTTGGCATGCCGTTCCGGGTCGAGGCCCAACGCCGCCAGGCTGCGCAGGAAGATTTGAAAGAGCAGGCAGGAGGTTAA